From one Streptomyces sp. Q6 genomic stretch:
- a CDS encoding group II truncated hemoglobin: MTTQTVEYIRYQIPEGRSPEFLTAYTRAARLLAASPYCVTYELARCEEDFTHYVLRIVWTSTEDHIEGFRESDLFPEFLAEIRPYVGDIQEMRHYKPTTVRGRGASEPTLYEWAGGAEAFDRLTSVFYDKVLKDDLLGPLFADLPAEHAAHVALWFGEVFGGPATYTERHGGHSHMVAMHIGKGITERQRRRWVGLVQDAADEAGLPTDAEFRSAFCAYVEWGTRLAVTFSGPDASRPAEQPVPRWNWGAAPPWTA, translated from the coding sequence ATGACGACGCAGACGGTCGAATACATCCGCTACCAGATACCCGAGGGCCGCTCGCCCGAGTTCCTGACGGCCTACACCCGGGCGGCGCGGCTTCTCGCCGCGTCGCCGTACTGCGTCACCTATGAACTCGCGCGCTGCGAAGAGGACTTCACGCACTACGTCCTGCGCATCGTGTGGACGTCGACCGAGGACCACATCGAGGGCTTCAGGGAATCCGACCTGTTCCCCGAGTTCCTCGCCGAGATCCGCCCCTACGTCGGCGACATCCAGGAGATGCGCCACTACAAGCCGACCACGGTCCGGGGCCGGGGCGCCTCCGAGCCGACGCTCTACGAATGGGCCGGCGGCGCCGAGGCCTTCGACCGCCTGACGAGCGTCTTCTACGACAAGGTCCTCAAGGACGACCTCCTCGGCCCGCTCTTCGCCGACCTGCCCGCCGAGCACGCCGCCCACGTCGCGCTCTGGTTCGGCGAGGTCTTCGGCGGCCCCGCCACGTACACCGAGCGGCACGGCGGGCACAGCCACATGGTCGCGATGCACATCGGCAAGGGCATCACCGAGCGCCAGCGCCGCCGCTGGGTCGGCCTCGTCCAGGACGCGGCCGACGAGGCGGGTCTGCCCACGGACGCCGAGTTCCGCTCCGCGTTCTGCGCGTACGTGGAGTGGGGCACGCGGCTGGCCGTCACCTTCTCGGGCCCGGACGCGAGCCGCCCCGCCGAACAGCCCGTACCGCGGTGGAACTGGGGGGCCGCGCCGCCCTGGACCGCGTAG
- a CDS encoding helix-turn-helix domain-containing protein, producing MDSMDDNPTLDRRAELSEFLRTRRARLKPEDVGIASIGRARRVPGLRREELAQLAGVSVAYYTRLEQGNGRNVSAEVLDAIARALRLSDAEQAHLTHLAKPKQQRRRYRAPKRQQVRPALRQLLDTMDGVPAYIGGARSEILAWNSMAVALFGDWGALPPAERNWARLTFLNPDYRELFQEWESKASDMVSYLRLYAGQNPDDPELSALVGELSVKSDEFRRLWATHDVKEKGHGVKRMRHPLVGELTLSYETLHLPDDAGQFLSVYHAEPGSPSAEALRLLASWGADALRAGAAEV from the coding sequence CTGGACAGCATGGACGACAACCCCACCCTGGACCGCAGGGCCGAGCTGAGCGAGTTCCTGCGCACCCGGCGGGCCCGGCTCAAGCCGGAGGACGTGGGGATCGCGTCGATCGGGCGGGCCCGCCGGGTGCCTGGCCTGCGCCGCGAGGAGCTGGCGCAGCTGGCCGGGGTCTCGGTGGCGTACTACACGCGCCTGGAGCAGGGCAACGGACGCAATGTGTCGGCGGAGGTGCTCGACGCGATCGCGCGCGCCCTGCGGCTGTCGGACGCCGAGCAGGCGCACCTGACGCATCTGGCGAAGCCGAAGCAGCAGCGCAGGAGGTACCGGGCGCCCAAGCGGCAGCAGGTGCGGCCCGCGCTGCGCCAGCTCCTCGACACGATGGACGGCGTGCCCGCGTACATCGGCGGGGCCCGCTCCGAGATCCTCGCCTGGAACTCGATGGCGGTGGCGCTGTTCGGCGACTGGGGCGCGCTGCCGCCCGCCGAGCGGAACTGGGCGCGGCTGACCTTCCTCAACCCGGACTACCGCGAGCTGTTCCAGGAGTGGGAGTCCAAGGCGTCCGACATGGTCAGCTATCTGCGCCTGTACGCGGGCCAGAACCCGGACGACCCGGAGTTGTCCGCGCTGGTCGGCGAGCTCTCCGTGAAGAGTGACGAGTTCCGCAGGCTGTGGGCCACGCACGACGTGAAGGAGAAGGGGCACGGCGTGAAGCGGATGCGCCACCCCCTGGTCGGCGAGCTGACCCTCTCCTACGAGACCCTGCACCTGCCGGACGACGCGGGCCAGTTCCTGTCCGTGTACCACGCCGAGCCGGGCTCGCCCTCGGCCGAGGCGCTGCGGCTGCTGGCGAGCTGGGGAGCGGACGCGCTGCGGGCCGGGGCCGCGGAGGTCTGA
- a CDS encoding NAD(P)-dependent alcohol dehydrogenase translates to MTTTVAAYAAPSAKAPLERTTIERRTVGAHDIMIDIKFAGICHSDIHQAREGWGEALFPMVPGHEIAGVVSEVGSGVTKYKVGDRVGVGCLVDSCRTCENCKAGLEQHCTNSSYGATYNAIGRDGTPNHGGYSQKLVVDENYAVRIPEGLALDVAAPLLCAGITTYSPLKHWGAGPGKKVAIVGLGGLGHMGVKIAHALGAEVTVLSQSLRKKDDGLKLGADHYYATSDEKTFQELAGTFDLILSTVSAPLDFGGYLGLLKTGGALVNVGAPEEPIALNLFSLIGGNKTLAGSMIGGIAETQEMLDFCAEHGLGSEIELIEASRINEAYERVLASDVRYRFVIDAATI, encoded by the coding sequence ATGACCACGACTGTTGCCGCATACGCCGCCCCCAGCGCCAAGGCCCCGCTGGAGCGCACCACCATCGAGCGCCGCACGGTCGGCGCGCACGACATCATGATCGACATCAAGTTCGCCGGCATCTGCCACTCCGACATCCACCAGGCCCGCGAGGGCTGGGGCGAGGCCCTCTTCCCGATGGTCCCGGGCCACGAGATCGCCGGTGTCGTCTCCGAGGTCGGCTCCGGCGTGACGAAGTACAAGGTCGGCGACCGCGTCGGTGTGGGCTGCCTGGTCGACTCCTGCCGCACGTGCGAGAACTGCAAGGCCGGCCTGGAGCAGCACTGCACGAACAGCAGCTACGGCGCCACGTACAACGCCATCGGCCGTGACGGCACGCCCAACCACGGCGGCTACTCGCAGAAGCTCGTCGTCGACGAGAACTACGCGGTCCGCATCCCGGAGGGCCTCGCCCTCGACGTGGCCGCGCCGCTGCTCTGCGCCGGCATCACCACGTACTCCCCGCTCAAGCACTGGGGCGCGGGCCCCGGCAAGAAGGTCGCGATCGTCGGCCTCGGCGGCCTCGGCCACATGGGCGTCAAGATCGCGCACGCGCTGGGCGCCGAGGTCACCGTCCTCTCCCAGTCGCTGCGCAAGAAGGACGACGGCCTGAAGCTGGGCGCCGACCACTACTACGCGACCAGCGACGAGAAGACCTTCCAGGAGCTCGCGGGCACCTTCGACCTGATCCTCTCCACGGTCTCCGCCCCGCTGGACTTCGGCGGCTACCTCGGCCTGCTGAAGACGGGCGGCGCGCTGGTGAACGTCGGCGCCCCCGAGGAGCCGATCGCGCTCAACCTCTTCTCCCTCATCGGCGGCAACAAGACCCTCGCCGGCTCGATGATCGGCGGTATCGCCGAGACCCAGGAGATGCTCGACTTCTGCGCCGAGCACGGCCTGGGCTCCGAGATCGAGCTGATCGAGGCGAGCCGGATCAACGAGGCGTACGAGCGGGTCCTCGCCTCGGACGTGCGCTACCGCTTCGTGATCGACGCGGCCACCATCTGA
- a CDS encoding DUF1330 domain-containing protein gives MTAYAIAVLRPTAPVHPEVLVYIERVQSTFEPFGGRFLSHGKSGEWREGERLGDVVLVEFPDLERARAWYASPAYQEILPMRTAHIPGELVLLDGVPDGYDASRTAAAMRAAG, from the coding sequence ATGACCGCCTACGCCATCGCCGTGCTCCGCCCCACCGCCCCGGTCCACCCGGAGGTTCTCGTCTACATCGAGCGGGTGCAGTCCACCTTCGAGCCGTTCGGCGGCCGCTTCCTCTCGCACGGCAAGTCCGGCGAGTGGCGGGAGGGCGAGCGCCTCGGCGACGTCGTCCTGGTCGAGTTCCCCGACCTGGAGCGGGCCCGCGCCTGGTACGCGTCCCCCGCCTACCAGGAGATCCTCCCGATGCGCACCGCGCACATCCCCGGCGAGCTGGTCCTCCTGGACGGCGTACCGGACGGCTACGACGCGTCGCGCACGGCGGCGGCGATGCGCGCCGCCGGCTGA
- a CDS encoding family 43 glycosylhydrolase — protein MTRHGTSRPPVSVPALSRRNLLVAGALGLGAGALASPARARARDGAYEGYLFVYFTGEGTPDGEQIHLASSKGDDPLHWRELNGGKPVLTSSLGDKGVRDPFVIRSPEGDRFFLIATDLRIYGGAGWDYVQRHGSRSIIVWESTDLVEWGEPRSVRVSPETAGNTWAPEAYWSEELGEYVVFWASKLYAESDTEHTADTYNRMLYATTKDFRTFSEAKVWNDPGYSVIDSTVIAHDGTYYRFTKDERSASQSPYGKFILEEKSRDLLATDWETVAEGIGMGAMAQGEGPLVFKSNTEDKWYLFIDDYTATGYMPFESTDPAGGTWTKSTAYRLPSAPRHGTVLPVTRGEFDRIQEKWGVAPVLADADGLVAHWPLAGDAEDVSGHGYHGTPAGGDVSWADGALVLGGAGGHVKLPDNMLAGVDAVTVTADVWVDDDQATPYFLYGFGNTGADGKGNGYLFATGGSADSGFRAALSDGNWTKEQQAEAHSGLPRGRWTNVTYTVGGDTALLHLDGEVVGRTSAVTLSPSDIGGGVTTANYLGRSPYTGDRTLKGRLRDVRLYNRVLSADEIAALPANATRVRDVELKQLKVPAVVAAEGATVVLPVVPGTDLRRLRPRFTLAPGARLSPASGRTTDLRKPVTYTVTSADGDQKKWTVSAVEMRTPVLPGFHADPNIVAFGGSYYIYGTTDGFAGWGGTTFGVWSSKNLVDWTDHGVILDLGKDVSWAESRAWAPTIAEKDGTFYFYYCAEAKIGVATADSPTGPFTDSGKVLIAANPDGAGQAIDPAVFTDKDGTAYLYWGNGSAWVAPLNDDMVSYDTAKVRRITGLTDFREGLFVARRGDLYHLTYSIDDTRSENYRVGYATSDSPYGPFTHRGVVLAKDPAQGILGTGHNSLLQVPGTDDWYIAYHRFAIPDGDGTHRETTIDRVTFGADGLMRPVTPTLTGVRPRRIP, from the coding sequence ATGACCCGTCACGGAACATCCCGTCCGCCCGTGTCCGTCCCCGCGCTGTCGCGGCGGAATCTGCTCGTCGCCGGAGCGCTCGGCCTGGGGGCCGGCGCCCTCGCCTCGCCCGCTCGGGCGCGGGCGCGGGACGGGGCGTACGAGGGGTATCTGTTCGTGTACTTCACCGGGGAGGGGACCCCCGACGGGGAGCAGATCCATCTCGCGTCGAGCAAGGGCGACGACCCGCTCCACTGGCGGGAGTTGAACGGCGGGAAGCCCGTGCTCACCTCCTCGCTCGGCGACAAGGGTGTGCGCGATCCGTTCGTCATCCGGTCGCCCGAGGGGGACCGGTTCTTCCTCATCGCCACCGATCTGCGGATCTACGGCGGGGCCGGCTGGGACTACGTGCAGCGGCACGGCAGCCGCTCGATCATCGTGTGGGAGTCGACGGACCTGGTGGAGTGGGGTGAGCCGCGTTCGGTGCGGGTCTCACCCGAGACCGCGGGCAACACCTGGGCGCCCGAGGCGTACTGGAGCGAGGAGCTCGGCGAGTACGTCGTCTTCTGGGCGTCGAAGCTGTACGCCGAGAGCGACACGGAGCACACCGCCGACACGTACAACCGCATGCTGTACGCGACGACGAAGGACTTCAGGACGTTCAGCGAGGCGAAGGTCTGGAACGACCCCGGGTACTCGGTCATCGACTCGACCGTCATCGCGCACGACGGGACGTACTACCGCTTCACGAAGGACGAACGGTCCGCGTCGCAGTCGCCGTACGGGAAGTTCATCCTGGAGGAGAAGTCCCGGGACCTGCTCGCGACCGACTGGGAGACCGTCGCCGAGGGCATCGGCATGGGGGCCATGGCGCAGGGCGAGGGGCCGCTGGTCTTCAAGTCCAACACCGAGGACAAGTGGTACCTGTTCATCGACGACTACACGGCCACCGGCTACATGCCGTTCGAGTCGACCGATCCGGCGGGCGGCACGTGGACGAAGTCCACCGCCTACCGGCTGCCCTCCGCGCCGCGCCACGGCACCGTACTCCCGGTCACCCGCGGCGAGTTCGACCGGATCCAGGAGAAGTGGGGCGTCGCGCCCGTGCTCGCCGACGCCGACGGACTCGTCGCGCACTGGCCGCTGGCGGGGGACGCCGAGGACGTGTCCGGGCACGGCTACCACGGCACCCCCGCGGGCGGCGACGTGTCGTGGGCGGACGGGGCGCTCGTGCTCGGCGGCGCCGGCGGCCACGTGAAGCTCCCGGACAACATGCTCGCGGGCGTCGACGCGGTCACCGTGACCGCCGACGTGTGGGTCGACGACGATCAGGCGACGCCGTACTTCCTGTACGGGTTCGGGAACACCGGCGCCGACGGGAAGGGGAACGGGTACCTGTTCGCCACCGGCGGCAGCGCCGACTCAGGATTCCGGGCCGCCCTGTCCGACGGCAACTGGACCAAGGAGCAGCAGGCCGAGGCCCACAGCGGTCTGCCGCGCGGGCGTTGGACGAACGTGACGTACACCGTCGGTGGTGACACCGCGCTGCTCCACCTCGACGGCGAGGTCGTCGGCCGCACCAGCGCCGTCACCCTCTCGCCCTCGGACATCGGCGGCGGCGTCACCACCGCCAACTACCTGGGCCGCTCCCCGTACACCGGCGACCGCACCCTGAAGGGCCGCCTGCGGGACGTGCGGCTCTACAACCGGGTCCTGTCCGCCGACGAGATCGCCGCGCTGCCCGCCAACGCGACCCGCGTCAGGGACGTGGAGCTGAAGCAGCTGAAGGTGCCCGCCGTCGTCGCGGCCGAGGGCGCGACCGTCGTCCTGCCCGTCGTGCCCGGCACCGATCTGCGGCGCCTGCGGCCCCGGTTCACGCTCGCGCCCGGCGCTCGCCTCAGCCCGGCGAGCGGCCGCACGACCGACCTGCGCAAGCCCGTCACGTACACGGTCACCTCGGCCGACGGCGATCAGAAGAAGTGGACGGTGTCCGCCGTGGAGATGCGTACGCCCGTGCTGCCCGGGTTCCACGCGGACCCCAACATCGTCGCGTTCGGCGGGAGTTACTACATCTACGGGACCACCGACGGGTTCGCCGGGTGGGGCGGCACCACGTTCGGCGTGTGGTCGTCGAAGAACCTCGTCGACTGGACCGACCACGGCGTGATCCTCGACCTCGGCAAGGACGTGAGCTGGGCCGAGTCCCGGGCCTGGGCCCCGACCATCGCCGAGAAGGACGGGACGTTCTACTTCTACTACTGCGCCGAGGCGAAGATCGGGGTCGCCACCGCCGACTCCCCCACCGGGCCCTTCACCGACAGCGGCAAGGTCCTGATCGCGGCGAACCCGGACGGCGCCGGCCAGGCCATCGACCCGGCCGTCTTCACCGACAAGGACGGCACGGCGTACCTGTACTGGGGCAACGGGTCGGCGTGGGTGGCACCGCTCAACGACGACATGGTGTCGTACGACACCGCGAAGGTGCGGCGGATCACCGGGCTCACGGACTTCAGGGAGGGGTTGTTCGTGGCGCGCCGCGGCGACCTGTACCACCTGACGTACTCGATCGACGACACCCGCAGCGAGAACTACCGCGTCGGCTACGCCACCTCCGACTCCCCGTACGGGCCGTTCACGCACCGCGGCGTGGTCCTGGCGAAGGACCCCGCGCAGGGCATCCTCGGCACCGGCCACAACTCCCTGCTCCAGGTGCCCGGCACCGACGACTGGTACATCGCGTACCACCGTTTCGCGATCCCGGACGGCGACGGTACGCACCGCGAGACCACGATCGACCGGGTCACGTTCGGCGCGGACGGGCTGATGCGGCCGGTGACGCCGACACTGACCGGGGTGCGGCCGCGCCGCATCCCCTGA
- a CDS encoding AbrB/MazE/SpoVT family DNA-binding domain-containing protein: MAATVTRIRTQLRGKGQLTLPGEVRKALHIEAGDDVEFVVAADGSVQLRGLKTIPAEQAWFWTEEWQAGEREASRQIAAGEGRIYGSAEEMFSALGTGDGSGDDADV; the protein is encoded by the coding sequence ATGGCGGCGACCGTGACACGGATAAGGACGCAACTGCGGGGCAAGGGCCAGCTCACGCTGCCCGGCGAGGTCCGCAAGGCGCTGCACATCGAGGCCGGTGACGACGTCGAGTTCGTCGTGGCGGCGGACGGGTCCGTACAGCTGCGCGGGCTGAAGACGATCCCCGCGGAGCAGGCCTGGTTCTGGACCGAGGAGTGGCAGGCCGGGGAGCGGGAGGCGTCCCGGCAGATCGCTGCCGGTGAGGGGCGGATCTACGGGAGCGCCGAGGAGATGTTCTCGGCACTCGGTACGGGGGACGGGTCCGGGGACGATGCCGACGTTTGA
- a CDS encoding DUF4291 domain-containing protein, with product MTQNTHEIRAHHTGSTVTVYQAYSPVIGLPAARDGRFPAAFRRDRMTWIKPSFLWMMYRCGWATKAGQEVVLAVEIRRDGFEWALRHACLSSCTRGVHTDQASWKRELRQAPARVQWDPERDLRLRPLPYRSLQLGLSGEAVRRYADEWTVSVTDVTPLAREVRARVTAGDLETAAGLLPVERPYPGQEGLTGRLVGARRER from the coding sequence ATGACGCAGAACACGCACGAGATCCGCGCACACCACACCGGATCCACGGTCACCGTGTACCAGGCGTACTCGCCGGTGATCGGCCTGCCCGCGGCCCGCGACGGGCGGTTTCCCGCGGCGTTCCGGCGGGACCGGATGACGTGGATCAAGCCGTCGTTCCTGTGGATGATGTACCGCTGCGGCTGGGCCACGAAGGCGGGGCAGGAGGTCGTGCTCGCGGTCGAGATCCGGCGGGACGGCTTCGAGTGGGCGCTGCGGCACGCGTGCCTGTCGAGCTGCACGCGCGGGGTGCACACCGATCAGGCGTCCTGGAAGCGGGAGTTGAGGCAGGCACCCGCGCGCGTGCAGTGGGACCCCGAGCGCGACCTGCGGCTGCGCCCGCTGCCGTACCGGTCGTTGCAGCTGGGCCTGTCCGGGGAGGCGGTGCGGCGGTACGCGGACGAGTGGACGGTGTCCGTCACGGACGTGACACCGCTCGCGCGTGAGGTACGGGCCCGGGTGACGGCGGGAGACCTGGAGACCGCGGCGGGGCTCCTTCCCGTCGAGCGGCCGTATCCGGGGCAGGAAGGGCTGACGGGGCGGCTGGTGGGGGCGCGGCGTGAGCGGTGA
- a CDS encoding cystathionine gamma-synthase, with the protein MSDTHSSPSGPRGFETTAIHAGNTADPVTGAVVPPIYQVSTYKQDGVGGLRGGYEYSRSANPTRTALEENLAALEGGRRGLAFASGLAAEDCLLRTVLSPGDHVVIPNDAYGGTFRLFAKVVSRWGVEWSVADTADVDSVRAALTPKTKAIWVETPSNPLLGITDIAAVAQVAREAGARLVVDNTFASPYLQQPLALGADVVVHSMTKYMGGHSDVVGGALIVNDPALADELAYHQNAMGAVAGPFDSWLVLRGIKTLPVRMDRHSENATRVADMLTRHPRVTEVLYPGLPEHPGHEIAAKQMKAFGGMVSFRVEGGEEAAVEVCNRAKLFTLGESLGGVESLIEHPGRMTHASVAGSALEVPADLVRLSVGIESVDDLLADLHQALKKG; encoded by the coding sequence ATGAGCGACACGCACAGCAGCCCGTCCGGGCCCCGAGGGTTCGAGACCACCGCCATCCACGCCGGGAACACGGCAGATCCCGTCACCGGCGCCGTCGTCCCCCCGATCTACCAGGTCTCCACGTACAAGCAGGACGGCGTCGGCGGCCTGCGCGGCGGATACGAGTACAGCCGCAGCGCCAACCCCACCCGCACCGCCCTCGAAGAGAATCTCGCGGCCCTGGAGGGCGGCCGGCGCGGACTCGCCTTCGCCTCCGGGCTCGCCGCCGAGGACTGCCTGCTCCGTACGGTGCTGAGCCCGGGTGACCACGTGGTCATCCCGAACGACGCGTACGGCGGCACGTTCCGCCTGTTCGCGAAGGTCGTCTCGCGCTGGGGCGTGGAGTGGTCGGTGGCCGACACGGCCGACGTCGACTCCGTACGGGCCGCACTCACCCCCAAGACCAAGGCGATCTGGGTCGAGACCCCCTCGAACCCGCTGCTCGGCATCACGGACATCGCCGCCGTCGCGCAGGTCGCCCGCGAGGCCGGCGCGCGCCTCGTCGTCGACAACACCTTCGCGAGCCCCTACCTCCAGCAGCCGCTCGCGCTCGGCGCGGACGTCGTCGTCCACTCGATGACGAAGTACATGGGCGGCCACTCGGACGTCGTCGGCGGCGCGCTGATCGTCAACGACCCGGCCCTGGCCGACGAGTTGGCGTACCACCAGAACGCGATGGGCGCCGTCGCCGGCCCCTTCGACTCCTGGCTGGTGCTGCGCGGCATCAAGACGCTGCCCGTCCGCATGGACCGGCACAGCGAGAACGCCACTCGCGTCGCCGACATGCTCACCCGCCACCCGCGCGTCACCGAGGTCCTCTACCCGGGCCTGCCCGAGCACCCGGGCCACGAGATCGCCGCCAAGCAGATGAAGGCGTTCGGCGGCATGGTGTCGTTCCGCGTCGAGGGCGGCGAAGAGGCGGCCGTCGAGGTCTGCAACCGGGCGAAGCTCTTCACGCTCGGCGAGTCCCTCGGCGGCGTCGAGTCGCTCATCGAGCACCCGGGCCGCATGACGCACGCCTCCGTCGCGGGCTCCGCCCTGGAGGTGCCCGCCGACCTCGTCCGGCTCTCCGTGGGCATCGAGTCGGTCGACGACCTCCTCGCCGACCTGCACCAGGCCCTCAAGAAGGGCTAG
- a CDS encoding sigma factor-like helix-turn-helix DNA-binding protein, which produces MRERQASRNARRAREFEAFVAGAAGRLLHAATLLTAEPPDDNPRARRLLTAALARTYASWDRLRGEDPYDCARKELAVRFAHGMWIPYRHRARGGVLGHLTAQERLVLVLRLFEGIGEEQAAALLGLSTERVRALHLRAMALVLHPPRGPAPAELQGMSPA; this is translated from the coding sequence GTGCGCGAACGGCAGGCGTCGAGGAACGCCCGTCGGGCCCGTGAGTTCGAGGCGTTCGTCGCGGGCGCGGCCGGGCGGCTGCTGCATGCCGCGACCCTGCTGACCGCCGAGCCGCCGGACGACAACCCGCGCGCGCGGCGGCTGCTCACGGCCGCGCTCGCCCGTACGTATGCCTCCTGGGACCGTCTTCGGGGCGAGGACCCCTACGACTGCGCCCGTAAGGAACTGGCCGTCCGCTTCGCGCACGGCATGTGGATCCCGTATCGGCATCGCGCCCGCGGTGGCGTGCTGGGGCATCTGACCGCGCAAGAACGTCTCGTCCTGGTGCTGCGGCTCTTCGAGGGCATCGGCGAGGAGCAGGCGGCGGCGCTCCTCGGGCTCTCCACGGAGCGGGTGCGGGCCCTGCATCTGCGCGCGATGGCCCTCGTCCTGCACCCGCCGCGCGGTCCCGCGCCGGCCGAACTCCAGGGGATGAGCCCCGCATGA
- a CDS encoding MarR family transcriptional regulator, protein MDMTTVGDSGLLDTLQHEVAVFARRAEQTRLGGVGQVRNSMDRAAYLLLNRLDKEGPMGVKALASSMGIDSSTVTRQVAPLVDTGLVKRTSHPEDGRAVVLQLSPRGLSRLDEVRSSRRELMAQLTQEWEPQEREQFCALLTRFNSALSARQSGQPAPSPED, encoded by the coding sequence ATGGACATGACGACCGTCGGCGACTCCGGCCTTCTCGACACCCTGCAACACGAGGTGGCGGTGTTCGCGCGTCGCGCGGAACAGACCCGCCTCGGCGGGGTCGGACAGGTGCGCAACTCGATGGACCGGGCGGCGTACCTGCTGCTCAACCGTCTCGACAAGGAAGGCCCGATGGGCGTCAAGGCGCTCGCGTCGAGCATGGGTATCGACTCCTCGACGGTGACCCGCCAGGTCGCCCCGCTGGTCGACACGGGTCTCGTCAAGCGCACCTCGCACCCGGAGGACGGCCGTGCGGTGGTGCTCCAGCTGTCGCCGCGGGGCCTCTCGCGTCTCGACGAGGTCCGCTCGTCCAGGCGAGAGCTGATGGCGCAGTTGACGCAGGAGTGGGAGCCACAGGAGCGCGAGCAGTTCTGCGCGCTCCTCACGCGCTTCAACTCGGCGCTCTCGGCACGTCAGAGCGGGCAGCCCGCGCCGTCGCCCGAGGACTGA
- the ilvA gene encoding threonine ammonia-lyase: MSYSASDYLPAKAPTVTLDDVRGAQKMLSGVAKVTALQHSHHLSQLVGTPVHLKCENLQRTGSFKLRGAYVRIAGLLPEERAAGVVAASAGNHAQGVALASSLLGVRSTVFMPVGAPLPKVAATRDYGAEVRLHGQVVDETLAAAQEYAEQTGAVFIHPFDHPDIVAGQGTLGLEILEQCPEVRTIVVGVGGGGLAAGIAVAVKALRPDVRVIGVQAAGAAAYPPSLAAGHPVSVPHPATMADGIKVGRPGDVPFRIVEDLVDDVRTVSEDELSSALLLCLERAKLVVEPAGASPVAALLSDPENFEGPVVALLSGGNVDPLLMQRVLTHGMAAAGRYLSLRLRLTDRPGALATLLGVLSVADANVLDVSHVRTDPRLGLTEAEVELHLETKGPAHCAEVGAALREAGYTVIGEIR; this comes from the coding sequence ATGAGCTACAGCGCGTCTGACTACTTGCCCGCCAAGGCGCCCACGGTGACCCTCGACGACGTACGAGGTGCCCAGAAGATGCTCTCCGGCGTGGCCAAGGTGACCGCCCTGCAGCACAGCCACCACCTGTCACAGCTGGTCGGCACCCCCGTACACCTCAAGTGCGAGAACCTCCAGCGGACCGGATCCTTCAAGCTGCGGGGCGCGTACGTACGGATCGCGGGGCTGCTGCCGGAGGAGCGCGCGGCCGGGGTCGTGGCGGCGAGCGCGGGCAACCACGCGCAGGGCGTGGCGCTGGCCTCCTCGCTCCTGGGCGTGCGCTCCACGGTGTTCATGCCCGTCGGCGCGCCCCTGCCGAAGGTCGCCGCGACCCGTGACTACGGGGCCGAGGTCCGGCTGCACGGGCAGGTCGTCGACGAGACCCTCGCGGCCGCGCAGGAGTACGCGGAGCAGACCGGCGCCGTCTTCATCCACCCCTTCGACCACCCGGACATCGTCGCGGGCCAGGGCACGCTCGGCCTGGAGATCCTGGAGCAGTGCCCCGAGGTGCGCACCATCGTCGTGGGCGTCGGCGGCGGCGGTCTCGCGGCGGGCATCGCGGTCGCGGTCAAGGCCCTGCGCCCCGACGTGCGCGTCATCGGCGTCCAGGCGGCGGGCGCGGCCGCGTACCCGCCCTCGCTGGCGGCCGGGCACCCGGTGTCCGTCCCGCACCCCGCGACGATGGCCGACGGCATCAAGGTGGGGCGGCCCGGAGACGTCCCGTTCCGCATCGTCGAGGACCTCGTCGACGACGTCCGTACGGTGTCGGAGGACGAGCTGTCCAGCGCCCTGCTGCTCTGCCTGGAGCGGGCCAAGCTGGTCGTCGAACCGGCCGGAGCGAGCCCCGTGGCGGCGCTCCTGAGCGATCCGGAGAACTTCGAGGGCCCGGTCGTCGCCCTGCTCTCCGGCGGCAACGTGGACCCGCTCCTGATGCAGCGCGTCCTCACCCACGGCATGGCCGCGGCCGGCCGCTACCTGTCGCTGCGGCTGCGCCTGACCGACCGCCCCGGCGCCCTGGCCACGCTCCTCGGAGTGCTGTCCGTGGCGGACGCCAACGTCCTGGACGTGAGCCACGTACGCACCGACCCGCGCCTCGGACTCACGGAGGCCGAGGTGGAGCTGCACCTGGAGACCAAGGGCCCCGCGCACTGCGCCGAGGTCGGCGCGGCGCTGCGCGAGGCGGGCTACACCGTCATCGGGGAAATCCGTTGA